A stretch of the Medicago truncatula cultivar Jemalong A17 chromosome 5, MtrunA17r5.0-ANR, whole genome shotgun sequence genome encodes the following:
- the LOC11437058 gene encoding transcription factor TGA3 isoform X1, producing MNMYEPFLQVSIWEDSFKVDHSTLNSIASPMLKMNITSMENKSECIPQESREPSGDDQETIQEPVPKVLRRQAQNRAAARKCRLRKKAYVQQLETSRLKLMQLELDIEKTRKQGLYKSSLSDVGYMGSSGTINSVMLCFEAGISLFEIEYGRWIEEQDRQNEELRNALQTNASDIQLHLLVESSLNQYSNLFRMKAEAAKADVFYLISGVWKSPVERLFLWIGGSRPSQILNIVVPKLENLNDQQIASINNLRLSSQQAEDALSIGLEKLQQSMINNIQADPLDFGNYGFQMAAAIDKGEAVEGFVIQADHLRQQTLLYMSRILSIGQAAQGLLAMGEYFHRLRTLSSLWTARSCHHFYPTQHSN from the exons ATGAACATGTATGAGCCATTCCTTCAAGTGAGTATTTGGGAGGATAGCTTTAAAGTGGATCATAGTACTTTGAATTCAATTGCTTCCCCAATGTTGAAGATGAACATAACTAGCATGGAAAACAAG TCTGAATGCATCCCTCAAGAATCAAGAGAACCTTCTGGAGATGATCAAGAGACTATTCAAGAACCTGTTCCTAAG GTACTACGACGTCAAGCACAGAATCGCGCAGCTGCTCGAAAATGTCGGCTGCGAAAGAAG GCTTATGTTCAACAACTGGAAACAAGTAGATTGAAGCTCATGCAGTTAGAATTGGATATcgagaaaacaagaaaacag GGTTTATACAAAAGCAGTTTATCGGATGTCGGTTATATGGGATCGTCCGGAACAATAAACTCAG tcatgTTATGTTTCGAAGCAGGGATATCattgtttgaaattgaatatggACGTTGGATTGAAGAACAAGATCGACAAAACGAGGAACTAAGAAATGCATTGCAAACTAATGCATCTGATATACAACTTCATCTACTTGTTGAGAGTAGCTTGAACCAATACTCAAATCTTTTCAGAATGAAAGCTGAAGCTGCAAAGGCTGATGTTTTCTATTTAATCTCTGGCGTATGGAAATCACCGGTCGAACGCCTTTTTCTTTGGATCGGAGGATCTCGTCCATCACAAATTCTAAAT ATCGTGGTACCGAAACTTGAGAATTTGAATGATCAACAAATTGCTAGCATTAACAACCTGCGTTTATCATCTCAGCAAGCTGAAGATGCACTATCAATAGGGTTGGAGAAACTCCAGCAGAGTATGATCAACAACATTCAAGCTGATCCCTTGGATTTCGGAAACTACGGCTTTCAGATGGCTGCTGCCATTGACAAAGGAGAAGCAGTAGAAGGTTTTGTAATCCAG GCAGATCACCTTAGGCAACAAACTCTGTTATACATGTCACGCATCTTATCGATTGGTCAAGCTGCTCAAGGCTTGCTGGCTATGGGGGAATACTTTCATCGTCTTCGCACTCTTAGTTCATTGTGGACTGCTCGTTCATGTCATCATTTCTACCCTACTCAACACTCAAATTaa
- the LOC11437058 gene encoding transcription factor TGA3 isoform X5, which produces MNMYEPFLQVSIWEDSFKVDHSTLNSIASPMLKMNITSMENKSECIPQESREPSGDDQETIQEPVPKVLRRQAQNRAAARKCRLRKKAYVQQLETSRLKLMQLELDIEKTRKQGLYKSSLSDVGYMGSSGTINSGISLFEIEYGRWIEEQDRQNEELRNALQTNASDIQLHLLVESSLNQYSNLFRMKAEAAKADVFYLISGVWKSPVERLFLWIGGSRPSQILNQAEDALSIGLEKLQQSMINNIQADPLDFGNYGFQMAAAIDKGEAVEGFVIQADHLRQQTLLYMSRILSIGQAAQGLLAMGEYFHRLRTLSSLWTARSCHHFYPTQHSN; this is translated from the exons ATGAACATGTATGAGCCATTCCTTCAAGTGAGTATTTGGGAGGATAGCTTTAAAGTGGATCATAGTACTTTGAATTCAATTGCTTCCCCAATGTTGAAGATGAACATAACTAGCATGGAAAACAAG TCTGAATGCATCCCTCAAGAATCAAGAGAACCTTCTGGAGATGATCAAGAGACTATTCAAGAACCTGTTCCTAAG GTACTACGACGTCAAGCACAGAATCGCGCAGCTGCTCGAAAATGTCGGCTGCGAAAGAAG GCTTATGTTCAACAACTGGAAACAAGTAGATTGAAGCTCATGCAGTTAGAATTGGATATcgagaaaacaagaaaacag GGTTTATACAAAAGCAGTTTATCGGATGTCGGTTATATGGGATCGTCCGGAACAATAAACTCAG GGATATCattgtttgaaattgaatatggACGTTGGATTGAAGAACAAGATCGACAAAACGAGGAACTAAGAAATGCATTGCAAACTAATGCATCTGATATACAACTTCATCTACTTGTTGAGAGTAGCTTGAACCAATACTCAAATCTTTTCAGAATGAAAGCTGAAGCTGCAAAGGCTGATGTTTTCTATTTAATCTCTGGCGTATGGAAATCACCGGTCGAACGCCTTTTTCTTTGGATCGGAGGATCTCGTCCATCACAAATTCTAAAT CAAGCTGAAGATGCACTATCAATAGGGTTGGAGAAACTCCAGCAGAGTATGATCAACAACATTCAAGCTGATCCCTTGGATTTCGGAAACTACGGCTTTCAGATGGCTGCTGCCATTGACAAAGGAGAAGCAGTAGAAGGTTTTGTAATCCAG GCAGATCACCTTAGGCAACAAACTCTGTTATACATGTCACGCATCTTATCGATTGGTCAAGCTGCTCAAGGCTTGCTGGCTATGGGGGAATACTTTCATCGTCTTCGCACTCTTAGTTCATTGTGGACTGCTCGTTCATGTCATCATTTCTACCCTACTCAACACTCAAATTaa
- the LOC11437058 gene encoding transcription factor TGA3 isoform X3, whose translation MNMYEPFLQVSIWEDSFKVDHSTLNSIASPMLKMNITSMENKSECIPQESREPSGDDQETIQEPVPKVLRRQAQNRAAARKCRLRKKAYVQQLETSRLKLMQLELDIEKTRKQGLYKSSLSDVGYMGSSGTINSGISLFEIEYGRWIEEQDRQNEELRNALQTNASDIQLHLLVESSLNQYSNLFRMKAEAAKADVFYLISGVWKSPVERLFLWIGGSRPSQILNIVVPKLENLNDQQIASINNLRLSSQQAEDALSIGLEKLQQSMINNIQADPLDFGNYGFQMAAAIDKGEAVEGFVIQADHLRQQTLLYMSRILSIGQAAQGLLAMGEYFHRLRTLSSLWTARSCHHFYPTQHSN comes from the exons ATGAACATGTATGAGCCATTCCTTCAAGTGAGTATTTGGGAGGATAGCTTTAAAGTGGATCATAGTACTTTGAATTCAATTGCTTCCCCAATGTTGAAGATGAACATAACTAGCATGGAAAACAAG TCTGAATGCATCCCTCAAGAATCAAGAGAACCTTCTGGAGATGATCAAGAGACTATTCAAGAACCTGTTCCTAAG GTACTACGACGTCAAGCACAGAATCGCGCAGCTGCTCGAAAATGTCGGCTGCGAAAGAAG GCTTATGTTCAACAACTGGAAACAAGTAGATTGAAGCTCATGCAGTTAGAATTGGATATcgagaaaacaagaaaacag GGTTTATACAAAAGCAGTTTATCGGATGTCGGTTATATGGGATCGTCCGGAACAATAAACTCAG GGATATCattgtttgaaattgaatatggACGTTGGATTGAAGAACAAGATCGACAAAACGAGGAACTAAGAAATGCATTGCAAACTAATGCATCTGATATACAACTTCATCTACTTGTTGAGAGTAGCTTGAACCAATACTCAAATCTTTTCAGAATGAAAGCTGAAGCTGCAAAGGCTGATGTTTTCTATTTAATCTCTGGCGTATGGAAATCACCGGTCGAACGCCTTTTTCTTTGGATCGGAGGATCTCGTCCATCACAAATTCTAAAT ATCGTGGTACCGAAACTTGAGAATTTGAATGATCAACAAATTGCTAGCATTAACAACCTGCGTTTATCATCTCAGCAAGCTGAAGATGCACTATCAATAGGGTTGGAGAAACTCCAGCAGAGTATGATCAACAACATTCAAGCTGATCCCTTGGATTTCGGAAACTACGGCTTTCAGATGGCTGCTGCCATTGACAAAGGAGAAGCAGTAGAAGGTTTTGTAATCCAG GCAGATCACCTTAGGCAACAAACTCTGTTATACATGTCACGCATCTTATCGATTGGTCAAGCTGCTCAAGGCTTGCTGGCTATGGGGGAATACTTTCATCGTCTTCGCACTCTTAGTTCATTGTGGACTGCTCGTTCATGTCATCATTTCTACCCTACTCAACACTCAAATTaa
- the LOC11437058 gene encoding transcription factor TGA3 isoform X2, which produces MNMYEPFLQVSIWEDSFKVDHSTLNSIASPMLKMNITSMENKSECIPQESREPSGDDQETIQEPVPKVLRRQAQNRAAARKCRLRKKAYVQQLETSRLKLMQLELDIEKTRKQGLYKSSLSDVGYMGSSGTINSAGISLFEIEYGRWIEEQDRQNEELRNALQTNASDIQLHLLVESSLNQYSNLFRMKAEAAKADVFYLISGVWKSPVERLFLWIGGSRPSQILNIVVPKLENLNDQQIASINNLRLSSQQAEDALSIGLEKLQQSMINNIQADPLDFGNYGFQMAAAIDKGEAVEGFVIQADHLRQQTLLYMSRILSIGQAAQGLLAMGEYFHRLRTLSSLWTARSCHHFYPTQHSN; this is translated from the exons ATGAACATGTATGAGCCATTCCTTCAAGTGAGTATTTGGGAGGATAGCTTTAAAGTGGATCATAGTACTTTGAATTCAATTGCTTCCCCAATGTTGAAGATGAACATAACTAGCATGGAAAACAAG TCTGAATGCATCCCTCAAGAATCAAGAGAACCTTCTGGAGATGATCAAGAGACTATTCAAGAACCTGTTCCTAAG GTACTACGACGTCAAGCACAGAATCGCGCAGCTGCTCGAAAATGTCGGCTGCGAAAGAAG GCTTATGTTCAACAACTGGAAACAAGTAGATTGAAGCTCATGCAGTTAGAATTGGATATcgagaaaacaagaaaacag GGTTTATACAAAAGCAGTTTATCGGATGTCGGTTATATGGGATCGTCCGGAACAATAAACTCAG CAGGGATATCattgtttgaaattgaatatggACGTTGGATTGAAGAACAAGATCGACAAAACGAGGAACTAAGAAATGCATTGCAAACTAATGCATCTGATATACAACTTCATCTACTTGTTGAGAGTAGCTTGAACCAATACTCAAATCTTTTCAGAATGAAAGCTGAAGCTGCAAAGGCTGATGTTTTCTATTTAATCTCTGGCGTATGGAAATCACCGGTCGAACGCCTTTTTCTTTGGATCGGAGGATCTCGTCCATCACAAATTCTAAAT ATCGTGGTACCGAAACTTGAGAATTTGAATGATCAACAAATTGCTAGCATTAACAACCTGCGTTTATCATCTCAGCAAGCTGAAGATGCACTATCAATAGGGTTGGAGAAACTCCAGCAGAGTATGATCAACAACATTCAAGCTGATCCCTTGGATTTCGGAAACTACGGCTTTCAGATGGCTGCTGCCATTGACAAAGGAGAAGCAGTAGAAGGTTTTGTAATCCAG GCAGATCACCTTAGGCAACAAACTCTGTTATACATGTCACGCATCTTATCGATTGGTCAAGCTGCTCAAGGCTTGCTGGCTATGGGGGAATACTTTCATCGTCTTCGCACTCTTAGTTCATTGTGGACTGCTCGTTCATGTCATCATTTCTACCCTACTCAACACTCAAATTaa
- the LOC11437058 gene encoding transcription factor TGA3 isoform X4 has translation MNMYEPFLQVSIWEDSFKVDHSTLNSIASPMLKMNITSMENKSECIPQESREPSGDDQETIQEPVPKVLRRQAQNRAAARKCRLRKKAYVQQLETSRLKLMQLELDIEKTRKQGLYKSSLSDVGYMGSSGTINSVMLCFEAGISLFEIEYGRWIEEQDRQNEELRNALQTNASDIQLHLLVESSLNQYSNLFRMKAEAAKADVFYLISGVWKSPVERLFLWIGGSRPSQILNQAEDALSIGLEKLQQSMINNIQADPLDFGNYGFQMAAAIDKGEAVEGFVIQADHLRQQTLLYMSRILSIGQAAQGLLAMGEYFHRLRTLSSLWTARSCHHFYPTQHSN, from the exons ATGAACATGTATGAGCCATTCCTTCAAGTGAGTATTTGGGAGGATAGCTTTAAAGTGGATCATAGTACTTTGAATTCAATTGCTTCCCCAATGTTGAAGATGAACATAACTAGCATGGAAAACAAG TCTGAATGCATCCCTCAAGAATCAAGAGAACCTTCTGGAGATGATCAAGAGACTATTCAAGAACCTGTTCCTAAG GTACTACGACGTCAAGCACAGAATCGCGCAGCTGCTCGAAAATGTCGGCTGCGAAAGAAG GCTTATGTTCAACAACTGGAAACAAGTAGATTGAAGCTCATGCAGTTAGAATTGGATATcgagaaaacaagaaaacag GGTTTATACAAAAGCAGTTTATCGGATGTCGGTTATATGGGATCGTCCGGAACAATAAACTCAG tcatgTTATGTTTCGAAGCAGGGATATCattgtttgaaattgaatatggACGTTGGATTGAAGAACAAGATCGACAAAACGAGGAACTAAGAAATGCATTGCAAACTAATGCATCTGATATACAACTTCATCTACTTGTTGAGAGTAGCTTGAACCAATACTCAAATCTTTTCAGAATGAAAGCTGAAGCTGCAAAGGCTGATGTTTTCTATTTAATCTCTGGCGTATGGAAATCACCGGTCGAACGCCTTTTTCTTTGGATCGGAGGATCTCGTCCATCACAAATTCTAAAT CAAGCTGAAGATGCACTATCAATAGGGTTGGAGAAACTCCAGCAGAGTATGATCAACAACATTCAAGCTGATCCCTTGGATTTCGGAAACTACGGCTTTCAGATGGCTGCTGCCATTGACAAAGGAGAAGCAGTAGAAGGTTTTGTAATCCAG GCAGATCACCTTAGGCAACAAACTCTGTTATACATGTCACGCATCTTATCGATTGGTCAAGCTGCTCAAGGCTTGCTGGCTATGGGGGAATACTTTCATCGTCTTCGCACTCTTAGTTCATTGTGGACTGCTCGTTCATGTCATCATTTCTACCCTACTCAACACTCAAATTaa